TCAGAACATCGAATTGCAGGGGTCCGACCGCGCCGAGGAGCGGTATATTGCCGAGCGCGTCCGGCTGATCGAAGGCCTGCACAACGCCCTCCTTGAGCAATTGCGTCAGTCCGTCGCGAAAGCGTTTGAAATGCGCAGGCGTGTCGTTGTGCAGGTACGCGAAACTCTCCGGCGCAAATCGCGGCATTTCGCTGAATGCGATGCCGGCCTCTTCGGAAAGCGTGTCGCCGATGAGGAAATCGTTGTTGCCGACGATGCCCACGATGTCGCCGGGATATGCTTCATCCACGGTTTCGCGTTCCCTGGCGAACATGCGCTGCGAGTTCGAGAGGCGCAGCTTTTTTCCTGTGCGGGTGTGGATGACCTGCATGTCGCGGCGGAAGGCCCCGGAAACCACTCGGATGAAGGCGACGTAGTCCCGGTGCTTCGGATTCATGTTTGCCTGAACCTTGAACACAAAGCCCGTGAACGCCGGATCGGCCGCCGCGACGACGCGGCTGCCGCCGTTGCGCCCGGCCGGATGCGGGGCAAGCTCGAGGAAGCGGTCGAGAAGCATCTGAACACCGAAGTTGTTCATCGCGCTGCCGAAAAAAACGGGCGTGACTTTGCCTGCCTGAACATCAGCGATGTCGAATTTCACGCCCACGCTGTCCAGCAACTCGAGGTCGTCGCGCACTCGTTCGTGAACGTCGGTCCGCAGCGTCTCACTAATGGATTCATCGTCGATTCCACGCACATGAACCGGTGCACGATATGCACCGCCACCCGGGACACGTTCGAACAGATGCACATCCCGGTTCTCGCGATCGTAGACGCCGTGGAAGTCCGGCCCGTCACCTAACGGCCAGTTCAGCGGGAATGCCGACATTCCCAAGACACGTTCCAGCTCATCGATCAACTCGAGTGGCGATCGCGCAGGGCGGTCCATCTTGTTCATGAACGTGAATATCGGAACGCCCCGGCGGCGGCAGACCTCGAAAAGCTTCAGCGTCTGCGGCTCGATGCCTTTGCCCGCATCGATGACCATGACGGCGGCATCGACGGCGGTGAGCACCCGATATGTATCCTCGGAAAAGTCCCGATGGCCCGGAGTATCGAGCAGGTTGACGACGTAGTCCTTGTATTCAAACTGAAGCACGGTGGAGGAAACGGAGATCCCCCGCTGCTTTTCCAGTTCCATCCAGTCGCTCGTCGTGGCCTTCTGCTGCTTGCGCGCTGTGACACTGCCCGCAAGGTGCACGGCACCGCCGTAAAGCAGGAACTTCTCCGTCAGCGTCGTCTTTCCTGCATCAGGATGCGAAATGATTGCAAAGGTCCGCCGGCGAGACACTTCGCGTAAAATTTCCGGTGAACGAGCCTGGCTCGTTATCTCTACCATCTTAAAATCCTCAACTGGAAATCATTAGCCAGGATGGAAACGGTGGATTTCAGGAAACTCCAATAGGCAGCCAGAAGATTCGGGCGGCGACCGGTTCAACCGAAAACGATTATACCATCGCCGGTCCGGCAAAATGTTTTTTCCTCCGACCCGTAACAAATCGTCCATCAGTTGTTTTGTGAGTGAGAGGCAAAATGGTCGAGGCAGCGGCTCTGGACGTGACCGGTAAAGATAAAGACGTATCTGACGATTTCGAGCTGTTGTTCCGGCAGCATTCCAGGTTCGTTTACCGGACAGCCTATGGAATAACCGGGAACGCTGCTGACGCCGAAGACCTGGTTCAGACCGTATTTACGAGTTTCTTTTCAGCGCTTCAAAAGAATTCGCGAGTTAAGGAAAATCCGCGAGCCTACCTTCATCGCTCGGTCGTGAACACAGCGTTGAATCTGATCAAGTCGCGAAAATCGATCCAGCACGTGGATTCAGAGACGCTGATTGATAATCTGCCCAACCCGGCAGAACCCACTGCGAATCACGAGATTCGCGAACGCTTGTTCGCGGCGCTGGATAGCATGGCGGAATCGAACGCGCCCGGCGTGGACTTGCTCATGCTGCGGTACTTCCACAACCTTAGCGATGCTGCA
The Terriglobia bacterium genome window above contains:
- a CDS encoding peptide chain release factor 3; this translates as MVEITSQARSPEILREVSRRRTFAIISHPDAGKTTLTEKFLLYGGAVHLAGSVTARKQQKATTSDWMELEKQRGISVSSTVLQFEYKDYVVNLLDTPGHRDFSEDTYRVLTAVDAAVMVIDAGKGIEPQTLKLFEVCRRRGVPIFTFMNKMDRPARSPLELIDELERVLGMSAFPLNWPLGDGPDFHGVYDRENRDVHLFERVPGGGAYRAPVHVRGIDDESISETLRTDVHERVRDDLELLDSVGVKFDIADVQAGKVTPVFFGSAMNNFGVQMLLDRFLELAPHPAGRNGGSRVVAAADPAFTGFVFKVQANMNPKHRDYVAFIRVVSGAFRRDMQVIHTRTGKKLRLSNSQRMFARERETVDEAYPGDIVGIVGNNDFLIGDTLSEEAGIAFSEMPRFAPESFAYLHNDTPAHFKRFRDGLTQLLKEGVVQAFDQPDALGNIPLLGAVGPLQFDVLKYRLESEYGARSRMETAPWSHVLWVREKGSEASGKRGVVNKPDRQLPLKAVWAQDAFGQWVVLLPSAWTAKYFTEDNPSLEVSPVPF
- a CDS encoding sigma-70 family RNA polymerase sigma factor, producing MVEAAALDVTGKDKDVSDDFELLFRQHSRFVYRTAYGITGNAADAEDLVQTVFTSFFSALQKNSRVKENPRAYLHRSVVNTALNLIKSRKSIQHVDSETLIDNLPNPAEPTANHEIRERLFAALDSMAESNAPGVDLLMLRYFHNLSDAAIAKMMGTSRGAIALRLHRAKARLKKMLKDVMRGDK